In Herbaspirillum seropedicae, a single window of DNA contains:
- the thiS gene encoding sulfur carrier protein ThiS: MQIELNGKPHPLPDGATLDQLIADLSLVGRAVAVAVNRQVVPSAQWSSRALAEADKVDVVRAIGGG; the protein is encoded by the coding sequence ATGCAGATCGAACTGAACGGCAAGCCTCACCCGCTGCCTGACGGCGCCACGCTGGACCAGCTCATTGCCGACCTCTCCCTGGTCGGCCGTGCGGTGGCGGTGGCGGTCAATCGCCAGGTGGTGCCCAGTGCGCAATGGAGCTCGCGCGCACTGGCCGAGGCCGACAAGGTAGACGTCGTGCGCGCCATTGGCGGCGGTTGA